A window of the Pseudomonas gozinkensis genome harbors these coding sequences:
- a CDS encoding ABC transporter ATP-binding protein yields the protein MANLKIKNLQKGFEGFSIIKGIDLEVNDKEFVVFVGPSGCGKSTLLRLIAGLEEVSGGTIELDGRDITEVSPAKRDLAMVFQTYALYPHMTVKKNMSFALDLAGVPKAEVEKKVGEAARILELGPMLERKPKQLSGGQRQRVAIGRAIVRNPKIFLFDEPLSNLDAALRVQMRLELLRLHKDLKATMIYVTHDQVEAMTMADKVVVLNGGKIEQVGSPLELYHNPANLFVAGFLGTPRMGFLKGQIVRIDGASCEVSLDAGTRITLPFNASNLSVGSAVTLGIRPEHLELAQAGDCTLQVTADVSERLGSDTFCHVKTNAGEALTMRVRGDLASRYGEQLNLHLDASHCHLFDADGVALTRPLRAAA from the coding sequence ATGGCCAACCTGAAAATCAAGAATCTGCAAAAAGGCTTCGAAGGCTTTTCCATCATCAAGGGCATCGACCTTGAGGTGAACGACAAGGAATTCGTGGTGTTCGTCGGCCCGTCGGGCTGCGGCAAATCCACCCTGCTGCGACTGATCGCCGGCCTTGAAGAAGTCAGCGGCGGCACCATCGAACTGGACGGACGAGACATCACCGAAGTCAGCCCGGCCAAGCGCGATCTGGCGATGGTGTTCCAGACCTACGCGCTGTACCCGCACATGACCGTGAAGAAAAACATGTCGTTCGCCCTCGACCTGGCTGGCGTGCCGAAAGCCGAAGTCGAGAAGAAAGTCGGCGAAGCCGCGCGGATTCTGGAACTGGGCCCGATGCTCGAGCGCAAGCCGAAACAACTGTCCGGCGGCCAGCGTCAGCGTGTGGCCATCGGCCGGGCGATTGTGCGCAACCCGAAAATCTTCCTGTTCGACGAGCCGCTGTCCAACCTCGACGCCGCCCTGCGGGTGCAGATGCGCCTGGAACTGCTGCGCCTGCACAAGGACCTGAAAGCGACCATGATTTATGTGACCCACGATCAGGTCGAGGCCATGACCATGGCCGACAAAGTCGTGGTGCTCAATGGCGGCAAGATCGAACAGGTCGGCTCGCCGCTGGAGCTGTATCACAACCCCGCCAACCTGTTCGTCGCCGGTTTCCTCGGCACGCCGAGAATGGGCTTCCTCAAAGGCCAGATTGTGCGGATCGATGGCGCTAGCTGCGAAGTTTCGCTGGACGCCGGCACCCGTATCACCCTGCCGTTCAACGCATCGAACCTGAGCGTCGGTAGCGCCGTGACCCTGGGCATTCGCCCGGAACATCTGGAACTGGCGCAAGCGGGCGATTGCACCCTGCAAGTCACCGCTGACGTCAGCGAGCGACTGGGCAGCGACACCTTCTGCCACGTCAAGACCAACGCCGGCGAAGCCCTGACCATGCGCGTGCGTGGTGATCTGGCAAGCCGTTACGGCGAACAACTGAACCTGCACCTGGACGCCTCCCACTGCCATCTGTTCGATGCCGACGGCGTGGCGCTGACCCGCCCGCTGCGCGCGGCCGCCTGA
- a CDS encoding carbohydrate ABC transporter permease produces the protein MNTSTAKAHIDLSQPRRKSRVANPGWFLVSPSVALLLLWMIVPLGMTVYFSMIRYNLLDPGVNEFVGLENFTYFLTDSGFMPGATNTLLLVGSVLLISVVFGVLISALLEASEFFGRGIVRVMLISPFFIMPTVGALIWKNLIFHPVSGILAYIWKLFGAQPVDWLAHYPLLSIIIIVSWQWLPFAILILMTAMQSLDQEQKEAARLDGAGPIAIFWHLTLPHLARPIAVVVMIETIFLLSVFAEIFTTTNGGPGYASTNLAYLIYNQALVQFDVGMASAGGLIAVVIANIAAIILVRMIGKNLTDKA, from the coding sequence ATGAATACTTCAACTGCCAAAGCCCACATCGACCTGTCGCAGCCCCGGCGCAAAAGCCGTGTGGCCAATCCCGGCTGGTTTCTGGTCAGCCCTTCGGTGGCCCTGTTGCTGCTGTGGATGATCGTGCCGCTGGGCATGACCGTCTATTTCTCGATGATCCGCTACAACCTGCTCGACCCCGGCGTAAACGAGTTCGTCGGGCTGGAAAACTTCACCTACTTCCTGACCGACTCCGGCTTCATGCCCGGCGCCACCAACACCTTGCTGCTGGTAGGCAGCGTGCTGCTGATCAGCGTGGTGTTCGGCGTACTGATCAGTGCGTTGCTTGAGGCCAGCGAGTTCTTCGGTCGCGGCATCGTGCGGGTGATGCTGATTTCGCCGTTCTTCATCATGCCCACGGTCGGCGCGCTGATCTGGAAGAACCTGATTTTCCACCCGGTTTCCGGGATCCTCGCCTACATCTGGAAGCTGTTCGGCGCGCAACCGGTGGACTGGCTCGCTCACTACCCGCTGCTGTCGATCATCATCATTGTGTCGTGGCAATGGCTGCCCTTCGCGATCCTGATCCTGATGACCGCCATGCAGTCCCTCGACCAGGAACAGAAAGAAGCCGCCCGCCTCGACGGCGCCGGCCCGATCGCGATCTTCTGGCACCTGACCCTGCCGCACCTGGCGCGGCCGATTGCCGTGGTCGTGATGATTGAAACCATCTTCCTGCTGTCGGTGTTCGCCGAAATCTTCACCACCACCAACGGCGGCCCCGGCTACGCGTCGACCAACCTCGCCTACCTGATCTACAACCAGGCGCTGGTGCAGTTCGACGTCGGCATGGCCTCGGCCGGCGGCCTGATCGCCGTGGTCATTGCCAACATCGCCGCGATCATTCTGGTGCGGATGATCGGCAAAAACCTGACTGACAAAGCCTGA
- a CDS encoding carbohydrate ABC transporter permease translates to MTLQQSRRLQSLLLGTLAWAIAIIIFFPIFWMVLTSFKTEIDAFATPPQFIFTPTLENYLHINERSDYFSFAWNSVVISFSATALCLLIAVPAAYSMAFYETQRTKGTLLWMLSTKMLPPVGVLMPIYLLAKSFGLLDTRIALIVIYTLINLPIVVWMVYTYFKDIPKDILEAARLDGATLAQEMLRVLLPIAKGGLASTVLLSLILCWNEAFWSLNLTSSKAAPLTALIASYSSPEGLFWAKLSAVSTLACAPILIFGWISQKQLVRGLSFGAVK, encoded by the coding sequence ATGACTCTTCAACAATCCCGCCGGCTGCAAAGCCTGCTGCTCGGCACGCTGGCCTGGGCCATCGCGATCATCATTTTCTTCCCGATCTTCTGGATGGTGCTGACCAGTTTCAAGACCGAAATCGACGCCTTCGCCACGCCGCCGCAGTTCATCTTCACGCCGACGCTGGAGAACTACCTGCACATCAACGAACGCAGCGACTACTTCAGTTTCGCCTGGAACTCGGTGGTGATTTCCTTCAGCGCCACCGCCCTGTGCCTGCTGATCGCGGTGCCGGCGGCCTACTCGATGGCGTTCTACGAAACCCAGCGCACCAAAGGCACGCTGCTGTGGATGCTCTCCACCAAGATGCTGCCGCCGGTGGGCGTGCTGATGCCGATCTACTTGCTGGCCAAGAGCTTCGGCCTGCTCGATACGCGCATCGCGCTGATCGTGATCTACACGCTGATCAACCTGCCGATCGTGGTGTGGATGGTTTACACCTACTTCAAGGACATCCCCAAGGACATCCTCGAAGCCGCCCGCCTCGACGGTGCCACCCTCGCCCAGGAAATGCTCCGCGTGCTGCTGCCGATCGCCAAGGGCGGCCTCGCCTCGACCGTGCTGCTGTCACTGATCCTGTGCTGGAACGAAGCCTTCTGGTCGCTGAATCTGACCTCGTCCAAAGCCGCGCCGCTGACCGCGCTGATCGCCTCCTACTCAAGCCCCGAAGGATTGTTCTGGGCCAAGTTGTCGGCCGTCTCGACTCTGGCCTGCGCGCCGATCCTGATCTTCGGCTGGATCAGCCAGAAACAACTGGTGCGCGGCCTGTCGTTCGGCGCCGTCAAATGA
- a CDS encoding ABC transporter substrate-binding protein, whose protein sequence is MQPTAKALLALTCMTLSSVSLGAQTLTIATVNNSDMIRMQKLSKTFETEHPDIKLNWVVLEENVLRQRLTTDIATQGGQFDVLTIGMYEAALWGAKGWLEPMKDLPASYALDDVFPSVREGLSVKGSLYALPFYAESSITYYRTDLFKDAGLTMPERPTWEEIAGFAEKLTHKDKEQYGICLRGKAGWGENMALITTVANAYGARWFDEQWKPEFNGPEWKNALNFYVDTMKKSGPPGASSNGFNENLALFNSGKCAMWVDASVAGSFVTDKTQSKVADHVGFTYAPHQVTDKGSAWLYSWALAIPTSSKAKDAAKEFSAWATSKEYGELVAKTDGIANVPPGTRASTYSDAYMSAAPFAKVTLESLKAADPSKPTLKPVPYIGIQLVTIPEFQGIGTQVGKLFSAALIGQTTVDQALTAAQQTTEREMKRAGYPK, encoded by the coding sequence ATGCAACCCACTGCAAAAGCTCTGCTGGCCCTCACCTGCATGACCCTCAGCAGCGTCAGCCTTGGCGCCCAGACCCTGACCATCGCCACCGTCAACAACAGCGACATGATCCGCATGCAAAAGCTCTCGAAAACCTTCGAGACCGAGCATCCTGACATCAAGCTCAATTGGGTGGTGCTGGAAGAAAACGTCCTGCGTCAGCGCCTGACTACCGACATCGCCACCCAGGGCGGGCAGTTCGACGTGTTGACCATCGGCATGTACGAAGCCGCACTCTGGGGGGCAAAAGGCTGGCTCGAGCCGATGAAGGATCTGCCGGCCAGCTACGCCCTCGACGATGTGTTCCCGTCGGTGCGCGAAGGTCTGTCGGTCAAGGGGTCGCTGTACGCCCTGCCGTTCTATGCCGAAAGCTCGATCACCTATTACCGCACCGACCTGTTCAAGGACGCCGGCCTGACCATGCCGGAGCGTCCGACCTGGGAGGAGATCGCCGGTTTCGCCGAAAAACTCACCCACAAGGACAAGGAGCAGTACGGCATCTGCCTGCGCGGCAAGGCCGGCTGGGGCGAGAACATGGCGCTGATCACCACCGTGGCCAACGCCTACGGTGCGCGCTGGTTCGATGAGCAGTGGAAACCGGAATTCAACGGTCCGGAATGGAAGAACGCGCTGAACTTCTACGTCGACACCATGAAAAAATCCGGTCCACCGGGTGCCTCCAGCAACGGCTTCAACGAAAACCTTGCGCTGTTCAACAGCGGCAAGTGCGCGATGTGGGTTGACGCCAGCGTCGCCGGCTCGTTCGTCACCGACAAGACTCAAAGCAAGGTCGCCGATCACGTCGGCTTCACCTACGCGCCGCATCAGGTCACCGACAAAGGCTCGGCGTGGCTGTACTCGTGGGCACTGGCGATTCCGACCAGCTCCAAGGCCAAGGACGCCGCCAAGGAATTCAGCGCCTGGGCCACCTCCAAAGAGTACGGCGAACTGGTCGCCAAGACCGACGGCATCGCCAACGTACCGCCGGGCACCCGCGCCTCGACCTACAGCGACGCGTACATGAGCGCCGCGCCGTTTGCCAAGGTCACGCTGGAATCGCTCAAAGCCGCCGACCCGAGCAAACCGACCCTCAAACCCGTGCCTTATATCGGCATCCAACTGGTGACCATTCCGGAATTCCAGGGCATAGGCACCCAGGTCGGCAAGCTGTTCTCGGCCGCGCTGATCGGCCAGACAACGGTCGACCAGGCGCTGACCGCGGCCCAACAAACCACCGAACGCGAGATGAAGCGCGCGGGTTATCCGAAGTAA
- a CDS encoding carbohydrate kinase family protein, whose product MYLVCGEALFDFFSEDDAGGQASKVNFKAIAGGSPFNVAVGLRRLGVDSALFGGLSTDYLGRRLQQVLQDEGVRPDYLVDFAAPTTLAMVAVGANGSPHYSFRGEGCADRQLSLTHLPTLGPEVRGLHFGSFSLVVQPIADTLLALVQRESGKRLISLDPNVRLNPEPNIDLWRERIATLVPLADLIKVSDEDLSLLYPEQDPARVIEGWLQHRCQVVFLTRGGEGATVFSRAHGSWSVPASSVKIADTVGAGDTFQAALITWLTEHELDSVEGVQHLDREQIDGMLRFAVQAAALTCSKTGPDLPYRHQLT is encoded by the coding sequence ATGTACCTGGTGTGTGGCGAAGCGCTGTTCGATTTCTTCAGCGAAGACGATGCCGGCGGGCAGGCATCGAAAGTCAATTTCAAGGCGATTGCCGGTGGCTCGCCGTTCAACGTGGCGGTGGGTTTGCGCCGGCTGGGCGTGGATTCGGCGCTGTTCGGCGGGTTGTCCACCGACTACCTCGGCCGGCGTTTGCAGCAAGTGCTGCAGGATGAAGGCGTACGCCCGGATTACCTGGTGGATTTCGCTGCGCCAACCACGCTGGCGATGGTCGCGGTGGGCGCCAATGGTTCGCCACACTACAGCTTCCGTGGCGAAGGCTGTGCCGACCGCCAGTTGAGCCTGACGCACTTGCCAACGTTGGGCCCTGAAGTGCGCGGCTTGCACTTCGGTTCTTTCTCGCTGGTGGTGCAGCCGATTGCCGATACCTTGCTTGCGCTGGTGCAGCGCGAAAGCGGCAAGCGCCTGATCAGCCTCGACCCGAACGTGCGCCTCAACCCCGAGCCGAACATCGACCTGTGGCGCGAACGAATCGCTACGCTGGTGCCGTTGGCGGACCTGATCAAGGTCAGCGACGAAGATTTGAGCCTGCTGTACCCCGAGCAGGATCCGGCGCGCGTCATCGAAGGCTGGTTGCAGCATCGTTGCCAGGTGGTGTTTCTGACCCGTGGCGGTGAAGGCGCGACCGTGTTCAGCCGTGCCCATGGTTCATGGTCGGTGCCGGCAAGCTCGGTGAAGATTGCCGACACCGTCGGCGCCGGCGATACCTTCCAGGCCGCGTTGATCACCTGGCTGACCGAGCATGAACTGGATTCGGTGGAGGGCGTTCAACACCTTGACCGCGAGCAGATCGACGGCATGCTCAGGTTTGCCGTACAGGCCGCCGCCCTCACATGCAGTAAAACAGGTCCGGATTTGCCTTATCGCCACCAGTTGACCTGA
- the xylB gene encoding xylulokinase: protein MNNQQLFLGIDCGTQGTKAIILDATSGQVLGQGAAAHTMISGANGRREQDTAQWLEAFTLATRRALLAANVDGQSILGIGVSGQQHGLVLLDDQGQVLRPAKLWCDTETTAENDRLLTHLGGEQGSLERLGVVIAPGYTVSKLLWTQEQHPEVFSRIARILLPHDYLNFWLTGRSCSEYGDASGTGYFNVRTRQWDLQLLRDIDASGRLQSALPELIDAHQAVGTILPAIAEQLGINPTTLVSSGGGDNMMGAIGTGNIQPGAITMSLGSSGTVYAYAEVPKVSPDASVATFCSSSGGWLPLICTMNLTNATGAIRELFDLDLDAFNALVAQAPIGADGVSMLPFLNGERVPPLPHATGSLHGLTLSNLTQANLCRAAVEGTTFGLRYGLDLLRQNGLQSRSICLIGGGSKSAVWRQIVADIMNTPVICTEQSEAAALGAAIQAAWCKSWSNGHEDTLADLCERCVKLDLNSETLPVAANVAAFQQAYERYRLHVATL, encoded by the coding sequence ATGAACAACCAACAACTGTTCCTCGGCATCGACTGCGGCACCCAAGGCACCAAGGCCATCATCCTCGACGCCACCAGCGGCCAGGTGTTGGGCCAGGGCGCCGCCGCCCACACGATGATCAGCGGCGCCAACGGCCGTCGCGAGCAAGACACAGCGCAATGGCTGGAGGCGTTCACCCTCGCCACCCGCCGCGCTTTATTGGCGGCCAATGTCGACGGCCAGTCGATCCTCGGCATTGGCGTTTCCGGCCAGCAACACGGCCTGGTGCTGCTCGACGATCAAGGCCAGGTCCTGCGCCCGGCCAAGCTCTGGTGCGACACCGAAACCACGGCTGAAAACGACCGCTTGCTGACTCACCTGGGCGGTGAACAAGGCTCTCTGGAACGCCTCGGCGTAGTCATCGCGCCGGGCTACACCGTATCGAAACTGTTGTGGACCCAAGAGCAGCATCCGGAGGTATTCTCCCGCATCGCGCGGATCTTGCTGCCCCACGACTATCTGAATTTCTGGCTTACCGGCCGTAGCTGCAGCGAATACGGCGACGCATCCGGCACCGGCTATTTCAACGTGCGCACCCGCCAATGGGATCTGCAACTGCTGCGCGACATCGACGCCAGCGGCCGTCTGCAATCCGCGCTGCCGGAGCTGATCGATGCTCATCAAGCGGTCGGCACAATCCTGCCGGCAATTGCCGAACAGCTGGGCATCAACCCAACCACACTGGTGTCCAGCGGTGGCGGCGACAACATGATGGGCGCCATCGGGACCGGCAACATTCAACCGGGCGCGATCACCATGAGCCTCGGTTCCTCCGGCACCGTGTACGCCTACGCCGAGGTGCCGAAGGTCAGCCCGGACGCGTCGGTCGCGACCTTCTGTTCTTCCAGCGGCGGCTGGCTGCCGTTGATCTGCACCATGAACCTGACCAACGCCACGGGCGCGATCCGGGAATTGTTCGACCTCGATCTCGACGCCTTCAACGCCTTGGTGGCCCAGGCCCCGATCGGCGCTGATGGCGTGAGCATGCTGCCGTTCCTCAACGGCGAACGCGTGCCTCCCCTGCCCCACGCCACCGGCAGCCTGCATGGCTTGACCCTGAGCAACCTGACCCAGGCCAATCTGTGCCGCGCCGCCGTCGAAGGCACCACCTTCGGCCTGCGTTATGGACTGGATCTGTTGCGCCAGAATGGTTTACAAAGCCGCAGCATTTGCCTGATTGGCGGTGGTTCGAAAAGTGCGGTGTGGCGGCAGATCGTCGCCGACATCATGAACACCCCGGTGATCTGCACCGAGCAGAGCGAAGCCGCAGCCCTCGGCGCTGCAATTCAGGCGGCGTGGTGCAAGTCGTGGTCGAACGGCCACGAAGACACCCTGGCCGATCTGTGCGAGCGCTGCGTGAAGCTCGACCTGAACAGTGAAACCCTGCCGGTTGCCGCGAATGTCGCGGCCTTCCAGCAGGCCTATGAACGCTATCGACTGCATGTCGCAACCTTATAA
- a CDS encoding OprD family porin has product MRPPFPLITPRQSLGFGAFVLCAGFTAQVQASGFFEDTTAKIESRTVYFNRDFRDGHTSSDQGASKREESAQGFILNLQSGYTEGTVGFGIDALGMAGFQLDSSPDRSNSGLLPSSGDNPRGSKGQYAKMGLTAKVKVSDTVLKYGALLPDLPLLKYNDGRLLPTMFNGAMLTSKVVKDLTFMAARLDKYTARDSTDSQDIRVHCKNKRYACNTTADHFDMYGFDYKINDRLTAQYHYAELEDIYRQHFVGLLANQPLGDGVLKADLRLLKSADSGDAKAGSIDNRALSGMLSYGINGHTFSAGWQRMNGDNSMPYLDGSNPYLVNYVQVNDFAAAQERSWQLRYDYDFKAIGINGLSFLTRYVNGDHIKVPGSDQEGKEWERDSELKYVIQTGTFKDVSLRLRNATYRTNYEKFARDVDETRLIVSYNFSVL; this is encoded by the coding sequence ATGCGTCCCCCATTTCCCCTCATCACCCCGCGCCAGTCGCTTGGCTTCGGAGCCTTTGTGCTGTGCGCCGGTTTTACCGCGCAGGTTCAGGCCAGCGGTTTTTTCGAAGACACCACGGCGAAGATCGAGTCGCGCACGGTGTACTTCAACCGCGATTTCCGTGATGGGCACACCTCCAGTGATCAGGGCGCGTCCAAGCGCGAAGAGTCGGCGCAGGGCTTCATTCTCAATCTGCAATCGGGTTACACCGAAGGCACCGTCGGTTTCGGGATCGATGCGCTGGGCATGGCGGGCTTCCAGCTCGATTCCAGCCCTGACCGCAGCAACAGCGGCCTGTTGCCGTCCAGCGGCGACAACCCGCGCGGTTCGAAAGGTCAGTACGCGAAGATGGGCCTGACCGCCAAGGTCAAAGTCTCGGACACCGTGCTGAAATACGGCGCGCTGCTGCCGGATCTGCCGCTGCTCAAGTACAACGACGGCCGCCTGCTGCCAACCATGTTCAACGGTGCGATGCTGACCTCCAAAGTGGTGAAGGACCTGACTTTCATGGCCGCGCGTCTGGACAAGTACACCGCCCGGGATTCGACCGATTCCCAGGACATCCGCGTGCACTGCAAGAACAAGCGCTATGCCTGCAACACCACCGCCGATCATTTCGACATGTACGGCTTCGACTACAAGATCAACGATCGCCTGACCGCGCAGTATCACTACGCCGAGCTGGAAGACATCTATCGCCAGCACTTCGTGGGTCTGCTGGCCAATCAGCCGCTGGGTGACGGCGTGCTGAAAGCCGATCTGCGGTTGCTGAAAAGCGCCGACAGCGGCGACGCGAAAGCCGGCTCCATCGACAACCGCGCCTTGAGCGGCATGCTGTCCTACGGCATCAACGGCCACACCTTCAGCGCCGGCTGGCAGCGCATGAACGGCGACAATTCGATGCCGTATCTGGATGGCAGCAACCCGTATCTGGTGAACTACGTGCAGGTCAACGACTTCGCGGCAGCGCAGGAACGTTCCTGGCAGCTGCGTTATGACTATGACTTCAAGGCGATCGGCATCAACGGCCTGAGCTTCCTGACCCGTTACGTGAACGGCGATCACATCAAGGTGCCGGGCAGCGATCAGGAAGGTAAAGAGTGGGAGCGTGACAGCGAGTTGAAGTACGTGATCCAGACCGGCACGTTCAAGGACGTCAGCCTGCGGTTGCGTAATGCGACTTACCGCACCAACTACGAGAAGTTCGCCCGGGACGTGGATGAGACCCGGTTGATCGTGAGTTACAACTTTTCGGTGTTGTAA
- a CDS encoding mannitol dehydrogenase family protein: MKLNKQNLNRLATEVKLPAYSLGDTRQGIAHIGVGGFHRAHQAYYTDALMNTGEALDWAICGVGLRGEDRRARDDLKEQDYLFTLFELGDSDDTEVRVIGAIRDMLLAEDSAQVLIDKLADPQIRIVSLTITEGGYCIDDSNGEFMAHLPQIQHDLTYPQQPKTVFGFLCAALARRRAAGIPAFTVMSCDNLPHNGAVTRKALLAFTALLDPDLREWIDANVSFPNAMVDRITPMTSTAHRLQLADKHAVDDAWPVVCEPFVQWVLEDKFVNGRPAWEKVGVQFTDDVSPYEEMKIKLLNGSHLALTYLGFLKGYRFVHETMNDPLFVRYMRAYMDLDVTPQLAPVPGIDLPEYKDTLVARFSNQAIADQLERVCSDGSSKFPKFTIPTINRLIADGQETKRAALVVAAWALYLKGVDENGDTYSIPDPRAAFCQALVAEDALITERLLGVEEIFGVAIPRSPEFVAAFEWCLNSLREEGVTRTLEHLLT; this comes from the coding sequence ATGAAACTGAACAAGCAAAACCTCAACCGCCTCGCCACCGAAGTGAAGCTGCCGGCCTACAGCCTCGGCGACACCCGCCAGGGCATCGCCCACATTGGCGTCGGCGGCTTCCATCGCGCGCATCAGGCGTATTACACCGACGCGCTGATGAACACCGGCGAAGCGCTGGACTGGGCGATCTGCGGCGTCGGCCTGCGCGGCGAAGACCGCCGTGCCCGGGACGACCTCAAGGAGCAGGACTACCTGTTCACCCTGTTCGAACTCGGCGACAGCGACGACACCGAAGTCCGGGTCATCGGCGCGATCCGCGACATGCTGCTGGCCGAGGACAGTGCCCAGGTGCTGATCGACAAGCTCGCCGATCCGCAGATCCGCATCGTTTCGCTGACCATCACCGAGGGCGGTTACTGCATCGACGACAGCAACGGCGAGTTCATGGCGCACCTGCCGCAGATTCAGCACGATCTGACTTACCCGCAGCAGCCGAAAACCGTGTTCGGTTTCCTCTGTGCGGCGCTAGCCAGACGTCGCGCGGCGGGTATTCCGGCGTTCACCGTGATGTCCTGCGATAACCTGCCGCACAACGGCGCCGTGACCCGCAAGGCGCTGCTGGCCTTCACTGCGCTGCTGGATCCGGACTTGCGCGAATGGATCGACGCCAACGTCAGCTTCCCCAACGCCATGGTCGACCGCATCACGCCGATGACCAGCACCGCCCATCGCCTGCAACTGGCGGACAAACACGCCGTTGACGATGCCTGGCCGGTGGTCTGTGAACCGTTCGTGCAATGGGTGCTGGAAGACAAGTTCGTCAACGGCCGCCCGGCCTGGGAAAAGGTCGGCGTGCAGTTCACCGACGATGTTTCCCCCTACGAAGAGATGAAGATCAAACTGCTCAACGGCAGTCATCTGGCGCTGACCTATCTGGGCTTTTTGAAGGGTTACCGCTTCGTTCACGAAACCATGAACGACCCGCTGTTCGTGCGCTACATGCGCGCTTACATGGACCTGGACGTTACTCCGCAATTGGCGCCGGTGCCGGGCATCGACTTGCCCGAGTACAAGGACACGCTGGTAGCGCGGTTCTCCAATCAGGCGATTGCCGATCAGCTGGAGCGCGTCTGTTCGGACGGTTCGTCGAAGTTTCCCAAGTTCACCATTCCGACGATCAATCGGTTGATTGCCGATGGGCAGGAGACCAAACGAGCGGCGCTGGTGGTGGCGGCCTGGGCGCTTTATTTGAAGGGTGTGGATGAGAATGGCGACACTTACTCGATTCCGGATCCTCGGGCGGCGTTCTGTCAGGCGTTGGTGGCGGAGGATGCGCTGATTACTGAAAGGTTGTTGGGGGTTGAGGAGATTTTTGGCGTGGCGATACCGCGTTCGCCCGAGTTTGTCGCAGCATTCGAGTGGTGCCTGAACAGCTTGCGCGAAGAAGGCGTCACACGAACCCTCGAACACCTGTTGACCTGA